A genomic stretch from Haloferax sp. Atlit-12N includes:
- a CDS encoding cytochrome c oxidase subunit II, with translation MEIHAYEKLWLALALVLIVGFIGTITYGAAGAGIDMIDDKGGTVDPATLDQHPKFGDPGIERNGENSYDVYVVARQFVFEPGTTEPLRVPAGSTVTFHVTAADVIHGFEVVGTNANTMAIPGQVAEFTVEFGEPGEYGMLCNEYCGSGHHVMEGKIVVMEQDEFDSWYEQQQAQGEAEN, from the coding sequence ATGGAGATTCACGCCTACGAGAAACTCTGGTTGGCGCTGGCGCTCGTCCTCATCGTCGGGTTCATCGGGACGATTACCTACGGGGCCGCCGGCGCGGGTATCGACATGATAGACGACAAGGGCGGCACGGTCGACCCGGCGACGCTCGACCAGCACCCGAAGTTCGGCGACCCCGGAATCGAACGGAACGGTGAGAACAGCTACGACGTGTACGTCGTCGCTCGCCAGTTCGTCTTCGAACCCGGCACGACCGAACCGCTCCGCGTTCCCGCCGGTAGCACGGTCACGTTCCACGTGACTGCCGCCGACGTCATCCACGGCTTCGAGGTCGTCGGCACGAACGCGAACACGATGGCTATCCCCGGGCAGGTCGCGGAGTTCACCGTCGAGTTCGGCGAACCGGGCGAGTACGGGATGCTCTGCAACGAGTACTGTGGCTCCGGCCACCACGTGATGGAAGGCAAGATTGTGGTTATGGAACAAGACGAATTCGACAGTTGGTACGAACAACAGCAGGCGCAAGGGGAGGCTGAGAACTGA
- a CDS encoding sulfite exporter TauE/SafE family protein gives MDGGISLGLPAATPEAVAFLLVGLFGGAHCLGMCGPLVSVYADRLADREGVDSRSLTLRQVRQHALFNVGRALSYAAIGAAFALVGGLFFDAFDSVAAVGSGIRATTGLLVGTAIILTGVGYLVGQSAAIDRFTPTAVTRLFGRVSGWATARVDRLVGGPRILGLGAIHGLLPCPIIYPAYLYAFSTGEPLRAAALLGLLGLGTIPTLFLYGTLLGRVSARRRAMLHRALGAAFLVLGYIPLSHGLMLLGVSVPHLHVPFYQPL, from the coding sequence ATGGACGGCGGCATCTCGCTCGGACTGCCGGCCGCGACGCCCGAAGCGGTCGCGTTCCTCCTCGTCGGCCTCTTCGGCGGGGCACACTGCCTCGGGATGTGCGGCCCGCTCGTCAGCGTCTACGCCGACCGCCTCGCCGACCGCGAGGGCGTCGATAGCCGGTCGCTCACGCTCCGACAGGTCCGCCAACACGCCCTGTTCAACGTCGGGCGGGCGCTGAGTTACGCGGCCATCGGCGCGGCCTTCGCCCTCGTCGGCGGCTTGTTTTTCGACGCCTTCGACTCGGTGGCCGCCGTCGGGAGCGGCATCCGCGCGACGACCGGCCTGCTTGTCGGGACCGCCATTATTCTCACCGGCGTCGGCTACCTCGTCGGCCAGTCGGCCGCCATCGACCGGTTCACCCCGACCGCGGTCACGCGCCTGTTCGGCCGCGTCAGCGGGTGGGCGACCGCCCGCGTCGATAGGCTCGTCGGCGGGCCGCGAATCCTCGGCCTCGGAGCGATTCACGGCCTGCTCCCGTGTCCCATCATCTACCCGGCGTACCTCTACGCCTTCTCGACGGGCGAACCGCTCCGGGCCGCCGCCCTGCTCGGCCTGCTCGGCCTCGGGACGATACCGACGCTGTTCCTCTACGGGACGCTGCTGGGCCGCGTCTCGGCGCGCCGGCGGGCGATGCTTCACCGGGCGCTCGGGGCGGCGTTTCTCGTCCTCGGCTACATCCCGCTGTCCCACGGGCTGATGCTTCTGGGCGTGTCGGTCCCGCACCTTCACGTGCCCTTCTACCAACCGTTGTGA
- a CDS encoding heavy metal translocating P-type ATPase — MSTSTRSRGSAGGGSDGGDAEGCDLCGLPTPTPPVTGDEVDGEFCCRGCLEITRALGDAASADPETVERELAGEADEVPEDAERTYMAVEGMHCATCEAFVSGTARTCEGIYAAEASYANDMVRVTYDPETADLDGLSGTLARYGYGTRDPEEREAAERSDNQVVRFVIGGGVFGMMVMLWYVLFLYPTYVGFQSVVELGVFDGIYILGNIWVMTSIVLFYTGFPILRGALVSLRAGQPNMDLLVSLAATSAYVYSTAAVLVGETHVYFDVTVAIILVVTLGNYYEDRIKRKAAGMLSDLAASRVSEARRRVADDADGSGDTAVEMVALDALEPGDLVEVRPGERVPVDGTVREGTAAVDEALVTGESMPRTKRPGDDVLGGTVVTDRPLVVAVGEDATSTLDRLVELLWDIQSARSGVQRLADKLATIFVPTVLVLAAVAFGWTLVRGGTPTDALLIGLTVLIVSCPCALGLATPLAVASGIKEAANRGIVVASEAVFEAVPDVDVVVFDKTGTLTDGDMAVLRIVGDSGSAALAAAAALERFSAHPLATAVVEAAEDRTEAADANASIPDVSADDVTVHDRGVSGRVDGDHVVVGHPSLLRDEGVTLAPAHEDAVEAARDEGAVPVVVGWAGRSRAVLVVGDEPRAAWDDVVAAVADDGRREVVVLTGDSERAARRFRDHPDVTDVFAGVPPGAKAETVERLRARGTVAMVGDGSNDAPALAAADIGIALGTGTDIAGDAADAVLVGRDIDAIPEVFSLSTGVNRRIRGNLTWAFGYNAVAIPLAALGVLNPLFAAVAMGTSSLLVVANSARSLD, encoded by the coding sequence ATGTCGACTTCGACGCGGTCCCGCGGGTCGGCCGGCGGCGGAAGCGACGGCGGTGACGCCGAGGGCTGTGACCTCTGTGGCCTGCCGACGCCGACCCCACCCGTCACCGGTGACGAGGTCGACGGCGAGTTCTGCTGTCGCGGCTGTCTCGAAATCACCCGCGCGCTCGGCGACGCCGCGAGCGCCGACCCCGAGACGGTCGAGCGCGAACTCGCCGGCGAGGCCGACGAGGTGCCCGAGGACGCCGAACGGACCTACATGGCCGTCGAGGGGATGCACTGCGCCACCTGCGAGGCGTTCGTCTCGGGGACCGCGCGGACCTGCGAGGGCATCTACGCCGCGGAAGCCAGCTACGCCAACGACATGGTCCGCGTCACTTACGACCCGGAGACCGCCGACTTAGACGGACTGTCGGGGACGCTGGCCCGCTACGGCTACGGCACGCGCGACCCCGAGGAACGCGAGGCGGCCGAGCGGTCCGACAATCAGGTCGTCCGGTTCGTCATCGGCGGCGGCGTCTTCGGCATGATGGTGATGCTGTGGTACGTCCTGTTTCTGTACCCGACCTACGTCGGCTTCCAGTCGGTCGTCGAACTCGGCGTGTTCGACGGCATCTACATCCTCGGCAACATCTGGGTGATGACCTCCATCGTCCTGTTTTACACCGGCTTTCCCATCCTCCGCGGGGCGCTCGTCAGCCTCCGGGCCGGCCAGCCGAACATGGACCTGCTCGTCTCGCTGGCGGCGACCAGCGCCTACGTCTACTCGACGGCGGCCGTCCTCGTCGGCGAGACCCACGTCTACTTCGACGTGACCGTCGCCATCATCCTCGTCGTCACGCTCGGCAACTACTACGAGGACCGCATCAAGCGGAAGGCCGCCGGGATGCTCTCGGACCTCGCGGCCTCCCGCGTCTCGGAAGCGCGCCGGAGGGTCGCCGACGACGCTGACGGCTCCGGCGACACCGCAGTCGAGATGGTCGCGCTCGACGCGCTCGAACCGGGCGACCTCGTCGAGGTTCGGCCGGGCGAACGCGTCCCGGTCGACGGCACCGTCCGCGAGGGGACCGCCGCGGTCGACGAGGCGCTCGTGACCGGCGAGTCGATGCCGCGGACGAAGCGTCCCGGCGACGACGTGCTCGGCGGGACTGTCGTCACCGACCGCCCGCTCGTCGTCGCGGTCGGCGAGGACGCGACGAGCACGCTCGACCGACTGGTCGAACTCCTCTGGGACATCCAGAGCGCCCGCTCGGGCGTCCAGCGCCTCGCCGACAAACTGGCGACCATCTTCGTCCCGACGGTGCTCGTCCTCGCCGCCGTCGCCTTCGGCTGGACGCTCGTCCGCGGCGGCACGCCGACCGACGCGCTCCTCATCGGCCTCACCGTCCTCATCGTCTCGTGTCCCTGTGCGCTCGGCCTCGCCACGCCGCTGGCGGTCGCCTCGGGCATCAAGGAGGCCGCGAATCGGGGCATCGTCGTCGCCTCCGAGGCCGTCTTCGAGGCCGTCCCTGACGTGGACGTGGTCGTCTTCGACAAGACCGGGACGCTCACCGACGGCGACATGGCGGTCCTCCGGATCGTCGGCGACAGCGGGTCCGCCGCCCTCGCCGCGGCCGCCGCGCTGGAACGCTTCTCCGCGCACCCGCTCGCGACCGCCGTCGTGGAGGCGGCCGAAGACCGAACCGAGGCGGCGGACGCGAACGCGTCGATTCCCGACGTTTCGGCCGACGACGTGACCGTCCACGACCGCGGCGTCTCCGGCCGAGTCGACGGCGACCATGTCGTCGTCGGCCATCCCTCGCTCCTCCGCGACGAGGGCGTGACGCTCGCGCCGGCCCACGAGGACGCCGTCGAGGCCGCCCGCGACGAGGGCGCGGTGCCGGTCGTCGTCGGGTGGGCCGGGCGCTCTCGGGCGGTGCTCGTCGTCGGCGACGAACCGCGGGCCGCGTGGGACGACGTGGTCGCCGCCGTCGCCGACGACGGCCGGCGCGAGGTCGTGGTTCTCACGGGCGACTCCGAGCGCGCCGCGCGGCGTTTCCGCGACCACCCGGACGTGACAGACGTGTTCGCGGGCGTCCCGCCGGGGGCGAAAGCCGAGACGGTCGAACGCCTCCGCGCCCGGGGCACCGTGGCGATGGTCGGCGACGGGAGCAACGACGCGCCCGCGCTCGCCGCCGCCGACATCGGCATCGCGCTCGGCACGGGGACGGACATCGCGGGCGACGCCGCCGACGCGGTGCTGGTCGGCCGCGACATCGACGCGATTCCCGAGGTGTTCTCGCTTTCGACCGGCGTGAACCGTCGCATCCGCGGCAACCTCACGTGGGCGTTCGGCTACAACGCGGTCGCCATCCCGCTGGCCGCCCTCGGCGTGCTCAACCCGCTTTTCGCCGCCGTCGCCATGGGTACGTCGAGCCTGCTCGTCGTCGCCAACTCGGCGCGGTCGCTCGACTGA
- a CDS encoding universal stress protein has translation MYLVAYDGSRLANAALDRAAKFASATGHDVLAVAVVPDDSKYAVEAGWVPSREVFDRQTVVGELHETAVDIAPSASFQAVSVGKNPAPGNIVSKLRTVASEMDASVIFVGSENAGRVVVPLVSVGGNVASDDAHDVHIVRHAPPEIHRRFPKSHFYLP, from the coding sequence ATGTACCTCGTCGCCTACGACGGCTCTCGACTGGCGAACGCGGCGCTCGACAGAGCCGCGAAGTTCGCGTCGGCCACCGGCCACGACGTGCTCGCGGTCGCCGTCGTCCCCGACGATTCGAAATACGCCGTCGAGGCGGGGTGGGTCCCCTCACGAGAGGTTTTCGACCGGCAGACGGTCGTCGGAGAACTCCACGAGACCGCGGTCGACATCGCGCCGTCGGCGTCGTTTCAGGCGGTCTCAGTCGGCAAGAACCCTGCGCCGGGAAACATCGTTTCGAAGCTCAGGACGGTCGCGTCTGAGATGGACGCGAGCGTCATCTTCGTCGGGAGCGAGAACGCGGGTCGCGTCGTCGTCCCACTGGTTAGCGTCGGCGGGAACGTCGCGAGCGACGACGCCCACGACGTACACATCGTCCGCCACGCACCCCCGGAGATTCACAGGCGATTCCCGAAGTCGCACTTCTACCTTCCCTGA
- a CDS encoding pyridoxamine 5'-phosphate oxidase family protein: MRDIRYVYTVGTDPETVSERLSNASSGVLSLADCGRSYAIPAHVSYDADGGRLLFRLTDDGRSEKFAFIEETEEATFVCYEDAGKDSWSIMARGPIRVLPDDERPDATTINELFGGVRVFDEEVDDLEFHLVELELDELTGRETAR; encoded by the coding sequence ATGCGAGATATCAGGTACGTCTACACCGTCGGAACCGACCCGGAGACCGTCTCCGAACGGCTGTCGAACGCCTCGTCGGGCGTGCTGTCGTTGGCCGACTGCGGACGCTCCTACGCGATTCCCGCCCACGTCAGCTACGACGCCGACGGCGGTCGGCTCTTGTTCCGCCTCACCGACGACGGGCGAAGCGAGAAGTTCGCGTTCATCGAGGAGACCGAGGAGGCGACGTTCGTCTGCTACGAGGACGCGGGCAAAGACTCGTGGAGTATCATGGCCCGCGGGCCGATTCGCGTCCTCCCGGACGACGAGCGCCCCGACGCGACGACCATCAACGAACTGTTCGGCGGCGTCCGCGTGTTCGACGAGGAGGTCGACGACCTCGAGTTCCACCTCGTCGAACTCGAACTCGACGAGCTGACGGGCCGCGAAACCGCCAGATGA
- the yqeC gene encoding selenium cofactor biosynthesis protein YqeC, with product MTEQPASLPTLADALGIGPDDLVCAVGAGGKKSLLYRLARDLDGVVTSTVRIPIFDDEVAEVVVTDDPETAVVETPTRPLGVVAERERPDRYRGYGPTTVDRVARATDDVVLVKADGARSRWLKAPGEDEPQLPDTADLVCPVASVRVVGEPLTDERVHRPELVSDVSGTAVGDPISEWDVAAVLSNDCGGMKDVPETARVVPVLNMVDDERLAETAEEIARWLCEHPRVDRVVATSLAADEPVVGFY from the coding sequence ATGACTGAGCAACCGGCGTCGCTGCCGACGCTCGCCGACGCCCTCGGCATCGGCCCCGACGACCTCGTCTGTGCCGTCGGCGCGGGGGGCAAGAAGTCGCTTCTCTACCGACTCGCCCGCGACCTCGACGGCGTGGTTACGAGCACCGTCCGTATCCCCATCTTCGACGACGAGGTGGCCGAAGTCGTCGTCACCGACGACCCCGAGACCGCCGTCGTGGAGACGCCGACCCGCCCGCTCGGCGTCGTCGCCGAGCGCGAGCGCCCCGACCGCTACCGCGGCTACGGCCCGACGACGGTCGACCGAGTCGCGCGCGCCACCGACGACGTGGTGCTCGTCAAGGCCGACGGGGCGCGGTCGCGCTGGCTGAAAGCCCCCGGCGAGGACGAACCGCAACTCCCCGACACGGCCGACCTCGTCTGCCCGGTCGCCAGTGTCCGGGTCGTCGGCGAACCGCTCACCGACGAGCGCGTCCACCGGCCGGAACTCGTCTCCGACGTGTCGGGGACGGCCGTCGGCGACCCGATATCCGAGTGGGACGTGGCCGCCGTGCTGTCGAACGATTGCGGCGGGATGAAAGACGTGCCCGAGACGGCGCGGGTCGTCCCGGTGCTCAACATGGTCGACGACGAGCGACTGGCCGAGACGGCCGAGGAAATCGCCAGATGGCTCTGTGAACATCCGCGCGTCGACCGGGTCGTGGCGACCTCCCTCGCCGCCGACGAGCCGGTCGTCGGGTTTTACTGA
- the fdhF gene encoding formate dehydrogenase subunit alpha produces MPERVAASSESVCPYCGVGCGIRYDADRGSAVGWNGPVNTRGELCPKGAAAWDVVEHDERLTTPLVRVNGRLVEATWDEAFDRIEREFSRIVADHGPDAAFFFSSSNCTNEENYLLQKTARALGTNNVDNCARLCHASTVAAMGDRFGAGAMTNSLSDLGEADVFLVTGANPAEQHPVIFRSYLLPALKSGTTMIHVDPRENQTTKAADIHLPVEPGFDIPLLNAMAAVVVEEGLVDEVFVAERTTGFEALREHLSGLDIDAEAERAGVDPADLRAAARAYGEAGRAAIFTGMGMSQHHYGTDNVQALINLPLLTGNVGKAGTGVNPLRGQNNVQGAGDVGALPNVLPGYRPVTDDEARAAVSDVWGFEPPALPGLTEVEATHRFGDEVRAAYVFGENPAVTEPNANRVREAFEALDFCVVHDVFPTETVEFADVVLPGSVWAEKSGTVTNTDRQVIRMNRNVAPPGDARADLDILREFAARVAGLDAPATPEGVFDELRRVTPIYAGMSYDGIGTESQRWPFPEGATEETAILHADTFASGSKTAPFRVVEHVDPADHVADGELVLVTGRVLQHFNSGALTRRSGVLMRMRGEDSLQIHPDDAAARGIEDGATVRVENDRGEIAVAAEVTPAVRRGTVFATFHYAEPLVNRLTGDALDPTAKIPEYKHSAVRVTVESGVAADD; encoded by the coding sequence GTGCCTGAGCGGGTAGCGGCATCGAGCGAGAGCGTCTGTCCGTACTGCGGCGTCGGCTGTGGCATCCGCTACGACGCCGACCGCGGGAGCGCAGTCGGGTGGAACGGCCCGGTCAACACGCGGGGCGAACTCTGTCCCAAGGGGGCCGCGGCGTGGGACGTGGTCGAACACGACGAGCGACTGACCACCCCGCTGGTGCGAGTGAACGGTCGGCTCGTCGAGGCGACGTGGGACGAGGCGTTCGACCGCATCGAACGCGAGTTCTCCCGAATCGTCGCCGACCACGGGCCGGACGCCGCGTTCTTCTTCTCGTCGTCGAACTGCACGAACGAGGAGAACTACCTGCTCCAGAAGACGGCGCGGGCGCTCGGGACGAACAACGTCGACAACTGCGCGCGGCTCTGTCACGCCTCGACGGTGGCGGCGATGGGCGACCGCTTCGGCGCGGGGGCGATGACGAACTCGCTTTCGGACCTCGGGGAGGCCGACGTGTTCCTCGTGACCGGCGCGAACCCCGCCGAACAGCATCCGGTCATCTTCCGGTCGTATCTGCTCCCGGCGCTCAAGTCGGGGACGACGATGATTCACGTCGACCCCCGCGAGAACCAGACGACGAAGGCGGCGGACATCCACCTCCCGGTCGAACCGGGCTTCGACATCCCGCTTCTCAACGCGATGGCCGCCGTCGTCGTCGAGGAGGGACTGGTCGACGAGGTGTTCGTCGCCGAGCGGACCACGGGGTTCGAGGCGCTCCGCGAGCACCTCTCGGGGCTCGACATCGACGCGGAAGCCGAGCGCGCCGGCGTCGACCCCGCTGACCTCCGCGCCGCCGCGAGAGCCTACGGCGAGGCCGGCCGCGCGGCCATCTTCACCGGGATGGGGATGAGCCAACACCACTACGGCACCGACAACGTGCAGGCGCTCATCAACCTCCCGCTCCTGACCGGCAACGTCGGGAAGGCGGGGACCGGCGTCAACCCGCTCCGCGGGCAGAACAACGTGCAGGGCGCGGGCGACGTGGGCGCGCTCCCGAACGTCTTACCGGGGTATCGACCCGTCACCGACGACGAGGCCCGCGCCGCCGTTTCCGACGTGTGGGGGTTCGAACCGCCCGCTCTCCCGGGGCTCACGGAGGTCGAAGCGACCCACCGCTTCGGCGACGAGGTGCGGGCGGCCTACGTCTTCGGCGAGAACCCCGCCGTGACGGAGCCGAACGCGAACCGCGTCCGCGAGGCGTTCGAGGCGCTCGACTTCTGTGTCGTCCACGACGTGTTCCCGACCGAGACGGTCGAATTCGCGGACGTGGTGCTTCCCGGGAGCGTCTGGGCCGAGAAGTCGGGGACGGTGACGAACACCGACCGACAGGTCATCCGCATGAACCGGAACGTCGCGCCGCCGGGCGACGCCCGCGCCGACCTCGACATCCTCCGGGAGTTCGCCGCCCGCGTGGCCGGCCTCGACGCGCCCGCGACACCCGAGGGCGTCTTCGACGAACTCCGGCGGGTGACGCCTATCTACGCCGGCATGTCGTACGACGGCATCGGCACGGAGAGCCAGCGCTGGCCCTTCCCGGAGGGCGCGACCGAGGAGACGGCAATTCTTCACGCCGACACGTTCGCATCGGGGTCGAAGACCGCTCCGTTCCGGGTTGTCGAACACGTCGACCCGGCTGACCACGTCGCCGACGGCGAACTCGTCCTCGTGACGGGGCGGGTCCTCCAGCACTTCAACAGCGGCGCGCTCACCCGTCGGTCGGGCGTGCTGATGCGGATGCGCGGCGAGGACAGCCTGCAAATTCACCCGGACGACGCCGCTGCCCGCGGCATCGAAGACGGTGCGACCGTCCGCGTGGAAAACGACCGCGGCGAAATCGCGGTCGCGGCCGAGGTGACGCCCGCCGTCCGCCGCGGGACCGTCTTCGCCACGTTCCACTACGCGGAGCCGCTCGTGAACCGATTGACCGGCGACGCGCTGGACCCGACCGCGAAGATACCGGAGTACAAACACAGCGCCGTCCGCGTGACGGTCGAGTCGGGGGTGGCGGCCGATGACTGA
- a CDS encoding cation-transporting P-type ATPase, with the protein MDIRPLVSFSRTVHEQVTAHREVEDASGREDVPWHALDSDAALERLGSSRDGLDGDDAARRLAEVGPNELADEDGVSPLSLLVSQFTGPLILLLFFAAGLSLAVGLLPGRDPGYTDAALILLILLGNGLFGFVQDYRAEQALAALREMATPDATVRRGGSIRAVPATEVVPGDVVVLEAGDAVPADARILTAADCRADESTLTGESAPVDKAADPVEADAALADRESVLHAGTTVVRGRAEAVVVATAMDTELGAIADQLGQARQRETPFEIEVDRLGRRIGVGIVALILLIAAVQLFLTATDPVVVLLVAVTLAVAAVPEGLPAVVTLTLALGSRTLMERNALVRNLAVVESLGAVDYIVTDKTGTLTENRMTVTHAWLPDDRTVELDGGSASSGTAAEDGGASAATDAAAAADSASAAVPGPNPELDPSLAALLSCGARCNDTKELDDGAHRGDPTEVALVNAAAGAGLDGSRDPDDRLREVPFTSERKRMSVVVDAFDAPGDGPVALVKGAPEEIVARCDRVLVDGEIESLTDERRERVEATVTAFADDALRVLGFAYASEADPDADDETLESGLVFLGLQGMTDPAREGVAEAVADCRDAGVQVTMATGDTPRTARAIAREVGIDADSVVTGTEVAAMDDEELGQVVKETNVFARVAPEHKVRILRALQDAGYTVAMTGDGVNDAPALGNADVGIAMGDRGTQVAQGASDVVLRDDNFVTIRDAIAEGRGIFDNIRKFVNYLLSANAGEVFVVFLGTLLGAALFPAVFASESALVITPVALLWLNLVTDGFPALALGADPKSNDVMRRPPRPRDEGVLDRRTVASILGIGVALTGAGLGVFFYALSRSGDLVVAQTVLFTFLVTAELVRTQSVRLRYRLSPLSNPWLLGAVGLSLALHLVLLYTPVADLFGVVPLGLTEWGWVAGAFVPFLAANLCLVWLNDRLFDS; encoded by the coding sequence GTGGACATACGTCCGCTCGTGTCGTTCAGTCGAACTGTGCACGAGCAGGTAACCGCCCATCGAGAGGTCGAGGACGCGAGCGGACGCGAGGACGTCCCGTGGCACGCGCTCGACTCCGACGCGGCGCTGGAGCGACTCGGGTCGAGCCGCGACGGCCTCGACGGCGACGATGCGGCCCGCCGGCTCGCCGAGGTGGGGCCGAACGAACTCGCCGACGAAGACGGCGTCTCGCCGCTTTCGCTCCTCGTCTCGCAGTTCACCGGGCCGCTCATCCTGCTGCTTTTCTTCGCCGCCGGCCTCTCGCTCGCCGTCGGCCTCCTGCCCGGCCGCGACCCGGGCTACACCGACGCCGCGCTCATCCTGCTCATCCTACTCGGAAACGGCCTGTTCGGCTTCGTGCAGGACTACCGGGCCGAGCAGGCGCTCGCGGCGCTCCGGGAGATGGCGACGCCGGACGCGACGGTTCGCCGCGGCGGCTCGATTCGGGCCGTCCCCGCGACCGAGGTCGTCCCGGGCGACGTGGTCGTCCTCGAAGCGGGCGACGCCGTCCCCGCCGACGCCCGTATTCTCACGGCGGCCGACTGCCGCGCCGACGAGTCGACGCTGACCGGCGAGAGCGCCCCGGTGGACAAGGCGGCCGACCCCGTCGAGGCCGACGCGGCGCTGGCCGACCGGGAGAGCGTCCTCCACGCCGGGACCACGGTCGTCAGAGGTCGCGCGGAGGCCGTCGTCGTCGCCACCGCGATGGACACCGAACTCGGAGCCATCGCCGACCAACTCGGGCAGGCCCGCCAGCGTGAGACGCCGTTCGAAATCGAGGTGGACCGCCTCGGCCGCCGAATCGGCGTCGGCATCGTCGCGCTCATCCTGCTCATCGCGGCGGTTCAGTTGTTCCTCACCGCGACCGACCCGGTCGTCGTCCTCCTCGTCGCCGTCACGCTCGCCGTCGCGGCCGTCCCCGAGGGACTCCCGGCGGTCGTCACGCTCACCCTCGCGCTCGGGTCGCGGACGCTCATGGAGCGCAACGCGCTCGTCCGCAACCTCGCGGTCGTCGAGAGCCTCGGCGCGGTCGACTACATCGTCACCGACAAGACGGGGACGCTGACCGAAAACCGTATGACCGTCACCCACGCGTGGCTCCCCGACGACCGGACGGTCGAACTGGACGGTGGTTCGGCGTCGTCTGGGACGGCCGCCGAAGACGGCGGCGCGTCGGCCGCGACCGACGCAGCGGCTGCGGCCGACTCGGCATCCGCGGCCGTCCCGGGTCCGAACCCCGAGTTGGACCCATCGCTCGCGGCGCTCCTGTCCTGCGGGGCTCGCTGTAACGACACCAAGGAACTCGACGACGGGGCCCACCGCGGCGACCCCACCGAAGTCGCGCTCGTGAACGCCGCCGCCGGCGCGGGCCTCGACGGCTCGCGCGACCCCGACGACAGGCTCCGCGAAGTCCCCTTCACCTCCGAGCGAAAGCGCATGTCGGTCGTCGTGGACGCGTTCGACGCGCCCGGCGACGGCCCCGTCGCGCTCGTGAAGGGCGCGCCCGAGGAAATCGTCGCGCGGTGCGACCGCGTCCTCGTCGACGGGGAAATCGAGTCCCTCACCGACGAGCGCCGCGAGCGCGTCGAAGCGACCGTGACCGCCTTCGCCGACGACGCGCTCCGCGTGCTCGGATTCGCGTACGCCTCCGAGGCGGACCCCGACGCCGACGACGAGACGCTCGAATCGGGACTGGTCTTCCTTGGATTACAGGGCATGACCGACCCGGCGCGCGAGGGCGTCGCCGAGGCGGTCGCCGACTGCCGCGACGCCGGCGTACAGGTGACGATGGCGACCGGAGACACCCCGCGGACGGCCCGCGCCATCGCCCGTGAGGTCGGCATCGACGCCGACTCGGTCGTTACGGGCACCGAGGTGGCCGCCATGGACGACGAGGAACTCGGCCAGGTCGTCAAGGAGACCAACGTCTTCGCCCGTGTCGCGCCCGAGCACAAGGTCCGCATCCTCCGGGCGCTCCAGGACGCGGGCTACACGGTGGCGATGACCGGCGACGGCGTCAACGACGCGCCGGCGCTCGGTAATGCCGACGTGGGCATCGCCATGGGCGACCGCGGGACGCAGGTCGCACAGGGCGCGTCGGACGTGGTGCTCCGCGACGACAACTTCGTCACCATCCGCGACGCCATCGCGGAGGGCCGCGGCATCTTCGACAACATCCGCAAGTTCGTCAACTACCTGCTGTCGGCGAACGCCGGCGAGGTGTTCGTCGTCTTCCTCGGGACGCTCCTCGGCGCGGCGCTGTTCCCCGCGGTGTTCGCGTCCGAGTCGGCGCTCGTCATCACGCCCGTCGCGCTCCTGTGGCTCAACCTCGTCACCGACGGCTTCCCCGCGCTCGCGCTCGGCGCGGACCCCAAGTCGAACGACGTGATGCGCAGGCCGCCGCGACCCCGCGACGAGGGTGTCCTCGACCGCCGGACCGTCGCTTCGATTCTCGGTATCGGCGTCGCGCTCACGGGGGCCGGACTCGGCGTGTTCTTCTACGCGCTGTCTCGCTCCGGCGACCTCGTCGTCGCCCAGACGGTGCTGTTTACCTTCCTCGTCACCGCCGAGTTGGTCCGCACGCAGTCGGTTCGGCTCCGCTACCGGCTGTCGCCGCTTTCGAACCCGTGGCTCCTCGGCGCGGTCGGCCTGTCGCTCGCGCTCCACCTCGTGTTGCTCTACACGCCGGTCGCGGACCTCTTCGGCGTCGTCCCGCTGGGCCTCACGGAGTGGGGCTGGGTCGCGGGCGCGTTCGTCCCGTTCCTCGCCGCGAACCTGTGTCTGGTGTGGCTCAACGACCGGCTGTTCGACTCGTGA